A window from Podospora bellae-mahoneyi strain CBS 112042 chromosome 1 map unlocalized CBS112042p_1, whole genome shotgun sequence encodes these proteins:
- a CDS encoding uncharacterized protein (COG:D; EggNog:ENOG503NUV7), protein MATISALAAAATQTSSLDPSSVRPNSDRSSYSSSPRQYPTELTDPILEEGDETDSEVANEPVTPVSGRQSQDFQTLATHEIHPDVAQEQADQSVTSFPAVRAGTTPGSKPPLVLNTDGDTPPRAPPKSSSSSVISNTQTTPRAAEPATPPPPTAAASSADQDPTAHPHIRRPTFSSSSLRRNMSSFLKRVTHPDKSDAVSGVGYSEHPVHESGRKVPTRRWSMNRSSATTRSNTPPSPGSPVEMAIRSKEQASTPTVPGSDEFVKKKPRASTNFLRSRPHVPNNAELQLRRRASSFDYTNQEKVLVASTPHGPVSVEKIERQIWEMPAETGTGLKARRMSVSLPDDFVVDVVELQSEFEYENKLLGRHAKSVGKGGHGKVKTMARKGCPAELVAVKEFRRKSRLETVEEYEKKIKSEYTLSKSLNHPNVVTTFRLCIDHGRWNHVMEFCSEGDLYGLVKEGYLKGDDKEKDRLCLFKQLVRGVHYLHSNGIAHRDIKLENLLITSDSALKIADFGVSEVFCGSHPGLRESGGQCGKNMGEIRRCAPGICGSMPYLAPEVLKKEGDYDPRAVDVWSSAVVMLHLVFGGAIWQKAQEGDNSAANKNFNELVRGWAQWNASHKDAENPAITEMDYPKVKAFDFGVRPPALRRVLLQMLNPNPDQRTSIHDVVNNRWVRNIECCQKADNEEADPATTMIDASKSGCLIRSGEKLFCHNHLPPKKQFTSHSLGKMPGSVGY, encoded by the exons ATGGCGACCATCTCAGCGCTGGCTGCTGCGGCTACGCAGACGTCCTCATTAG ACCCGTCCTCTGTGCGTCCCAATTCCGACAGGTCCAGCtactcatcatcgccacgcCAATATCCCACCGAGCTTACAGATCCCATTCtggaagagggtgatgagaCCGACAGCGAGGTCGCCAACGAACCCGTCACTCCCGTGAGTGGCCGCCAGTCTCAGGATTTTCAAACGCTTGCCACTCACGAAATCCATCCGGACGTGGCCCAGGAACAGGCCGACCAAAGCGTCACCTCCTTTCCAGCCGTGCGGGCCGGCACCACGCCCGGCTCCAAGCCGCCCCTGGTGCTGAATACTGACGGGGATACCCCGCCGAGAGCACCACCCAagagctcttcctcgtccgTTATTTCCAACACCCAAACAACACCTCGTGCTGCTGAGCCAgcaacgccgccgccgcccaccgccgccgcctcctcggccgaccAGGATCCCACCGCACACCCTCACATCAGGCGGCCCACTTTCAGCAGCTCGTCTCTTCGTCGCAACATGTCGAGCTTTCTCAAACGTGTCACCCATCCGGACAAGTCTGACGCCGTCAGTGGTGTCGGCTACTCAGAGCACCCGGTGCACGAGAGCGGACGAAAGGTGCCAACTCGAAGGTGGTCCATGAACAGGAGTTCGGCTACTACTCGCTCCAACActccgccctcgccgggATCGCCTGTCGAGATGGCTATCCGGAGCAAGGAGCAGGCGTCGACGCCAACCGTGCCCGGCTCCGACGAGTTTGTCAAAAAGAAGCCACGTGCTTCGACCAACTTTTTGCGCTCCCGCCCGCATGTTCCGAACAATGCTGAACTGCAACTCAGACGTCGCGCGAGCAGTTTTGATTACACCAACCAGGAGAAGGTCCTCGTTGCCTCCACGCCACACGGCCCGGTCAGCGTTGAGAAGATCGAAAGGCAGATCTGGGAAATGCCCGCGGAAACCGGCACCGGCCTCAAGGCTCGCCGCATGAGCGTGAGCTTGCCTGATGATTTCGTGGTCGACGTGGTCGAGCTGCAGTCGGAATTCGAGTACGAGAACAAGCTGCTCGGCCGCCATGCAAAGTCGGTCGGCAAGGGCGGTCACGGCAAGGTCAAGACGATGGCCAGGAAGGGATGCCCCGCCGAACTCGTTGCGGTCAAAGAATTCCGCCGCAAATCGCGCctggagacggtggaggagtacgagaagaagatcaaaTCCGAGTACACCCTATCCAAGAGTCTGAACCACCCCAACGTGGTCACGACATTTCGACTCTGCATCGACCACGGCCGTTGGAACCACGTCATGGAGTTTTGCTCGGAAGGAGATCTGTACGGgctggtgaaggagggtTACCTCAAGGGcgacgacaaggagaaggaccGTTTGTGTCTCTTCAAACAGCTCGTTCGGGGTGTGCACTATCTCCACTCCAACGGCATCGCGCACCGAGACATCAAGCTCgagaacctcctcatcaccagcgaCAGCGCTCTCAAGATTGCAGACTTCGGCGTTTCTGAGGTCTTTTGCGGCTCGCACCCCGGACTTAGAGAATCTGGAGGCCAGTGCGGCAAGAACATGGGCGAGATACGTCGCTGCGCGCCCGGCATCTGCGGCAGCATGCCTTACTTGGCACCTGaggtgctgaagaaggaaggtGATTATGACCCTCGTGCCGTGGACGTGTGGAGTTCGGCCGTGGTCATGCTTCATTTGGTTTTTGGTGGTGCCATCTGGCAGAAGGCGCAGGAAGGCGATAActccgccgccaacaagAATTTCAACGAGCTTGTCCGTGGGTGGGCGCAGTGGAACGCATCACACAAGGACGCCGAAAACCCGGCCATCACCGAGATGGACTATCCCAAAGTCAAGGCGTTCGACTTTGGCGTCAGACCCCCCGCCCTCCGAAGAGTTCTCCTCCAGATGCTCAACCCAAACCCGGACCAGCGCACCTCGATCCACGACGTGGTCAACAACCGATGGGTCAGGAACATCGAATGCTGCCAGAAGGCCGACAACGAAGAGGCCGACCCGGCTACCACCATGATTGACGCATCCAAGAGCGGCTGTCTCATTCGTAGCGGGGAGAAGCTTTTCtgccacaaccacctccccccgaAGAAGCAGTTCACCTCTCATTCTTTGGGAAAGATGCCCGGTAGTGTTGGATACTGA
- a CDS encoding uncharacterized protein (EggNog:ENOG503P61I) yields MATLATKLPSDAFWPSGAVESDVRPSFPTTLPSDTSSTIISPLTLPRGAAGYFDQRIHGNPKTHVYSPLSPGVRGPGPHQQSFLSPHILNDQYRSSSVPPQARQSTASPAGQENNPRSSQDSTGGSIHGLSFNGPGGHPRSPSDSNSSASQASMIRRLLAQNGRIREAWEAERKYMEANRERAEEVYKEERALMEEERAEWETERALLLKQIEHLQNQLLGGAGNMLSPRNGNVLSDQGSFSSASGLRGGAAWEASPESMKSSHSSQSNGPAAPKNLAVFHPASLGGSPGPALKHSSLPQLRTASNVLEPLPERISIGHIPSSGLSPISATASETDGSTPVPVVDIQEIIPELEGIPLKAPAIQKPTFTDGPSVEGSNASSRSSSPQNSSDEAKAPRAAKVETLQVLAAHESARLTMHAGHTPSHSLSLLTTVASSGAATATSSGESTPTIQQGDGAFGQAEAAVQVEQQAIEIAQQLTDADSADDHLEQVYEPSEGDVRLKGPLMVRNMPAHDEIFFRRLSDKLEEVAQDREASLPAVLKDADSSKEAEAQADASVSETFEASSTTEKDNSSTKSGDDEEDFEIPLKIKKSNNFGAPFGSSRW; encoded by the coding sequence ATGGCCACTTTGGCAACAAAACTTCCCTCGGATGCCTTTTGGCCCTCTGGCGCCGTGGAATCCGATGTGCGCCCGTcttttcccaccaccctccccagcgATACCTCTTCCACCATCATATCGCCCTTGACGCTGCCTCGAGGTGCTGCCGGTTACTTCGACCAGAGGATACACGGCAACCCAAAAACACACGTCTATTCACCGCTGTCGCCAGGTGTTCGAGGTCCTGGTCCACACCAGCAGTCGTTCCTGTCACCGCACATCTTGAACGACCAGTACCGATCCAGCAGCGTCCCACCACAGGCGCGACAGAGCACAGCATCgccagctggccaagaaaaCAACCCCCGGTCCAGCCAGGATTCCACCGGCGGCTCCATCCATGGACTGAGCTTTAACGGCCCCGGTGGCCACCCGCGCTCCCCTTCAGATTCCAACAGCAGCGCCTCTCAAGCCTCCATGATTCGACGACTCCTCGCCCAGAACGGACGGATACGAGAGGCTTGGGAAGCTGAGCGGAAGTATATGGAGGCCAACCGCGAACGCGCAGAGGAGGTCTACAAGGAGGAGCGCGcattgatggaggaggagcgcgcCGAGTGGGAAACTGAGAGggcgctcctcctcaagcaaATCGAACACCTGCAGAATCAGCTTTTGGGCGGTGCTGGCAACATGCTCTCGCCACGAAACGGCAACGTCCTGTCGGACCAAGGCTCTTTCTCGTCAGCGAGTGGCTTGCGTGGAGGCGCGGCTTGGGAAGCATCACCGGAGAGCATGAAGAGCTCCCACTCGTCTCAAAGCAACGGTCCCGCTGCCCCCAAGAACCTTGCAGTCTTCCACCCGGCAAGCTTGGGTGGATCACCAGGCCCAGCACTGAAGCACAGCTCTCTTCCCCAGCTCCGAACGGCATCGAATGTTCTGGAACCCCTCCCCGAGAGAATTTCCATTGGACATATCCCAAGCTCCGGCCTTTCGCCCATCTCGGCCACAGCATCCGAAACCGACGGCAGCACCCCTGTGCCGGTTGTCGACATCCAGGAGATCATCCCAGAGCTGGAGGGAATTCCGCTCAAGGCGCCTGCCATTCAGAAGCCCACCTTCACAGATGGTCCATCGGTCGAAGGTTCGAATGCGTCTAGCCGGTCTTCGTCCCCACAAAACTCATCAGACGAAGCCAAAGCACCACGCGCGGCCAAGGTTGAGACCTTGCAGGTCTTGGCGGCCCATGAGTCGGCCCGTCTGACGATGCACGCCGGCCACACTCCCAGTCACTCCCTGTCGCTTCTGACCACTGTCGCATCATCCGGGGCTGCGACCGCTACAAGCAGCGGCGAAAGCACGCCGACCATTCAGCAGGGCGACGGTGCGTTCGGCCAGGCTGAAGCGGCGGTGCAGGTAGAACAGCAGGCTATCGAGATCGCACAGCAGCTCACCGATGCCGACTCGGCGGATGACCACCTTGAGCAGGTTTACGAGCCCAGCGAGGGTGACGTCCGTCTAAAAGGCCCGTTGATGGTGCGCAACATGCCTGCCCACGACGAGATATTTTTTCGCAGATTGTCCgacaagctggaggaggtcgcTCAGGACCGCGAGGCTTCCCTGCCGGCTGTGCTCAAGGATGCCGACTCGtccaaggaggccgaggcccaGGCCGACGCCTCCGTGTCTGAGACATTCGAGGCCTCTAGCACCACCGAGAaggacaacagcagcaccaagagcggtgacgacgaagaggactTTGAGATCCcgctcaagatcaagaagagcaacaatTTTGGAGCTCCGTTTGGGTCGTCTCGGTGGTAG
- a CDS encoding uncharacterized protein (EggNog:ENOG503P7XS), which yields MCEYKQREYLGCGHLRWLATKYCERYKVHGKIAKCEPEIMEFEESPKICGSCLTKDNPPHLSLKLDPNSPMGRFLSCCR from the exons ATGTGCGAGTACAAGCAG AGAGAGTACCTCGGCTGCGGCCACCTGCGCTGGCTCGCGACCAAGTATTGCGAAAGGTACAAGGTGCATGGCAAAATTGCCAAGTGTGAGCCCGAGATtatggagtttgaggagtc TCCCAAAATCTGTGGCAGCTGCCTCACCAAGGACAACCCGCCGCACCTGAGCCTCAAGTTGGATCCTAACTCGCCCATGGGGCGCTTTTTGTCCTGCTGCCGTTGA
- the NMD5 gene encoding Nonsense-mediated mRNA decay protein 5 (COG:U; COG:Y; EggNog:ENOG503NV4X) — translation MDATAIRSFIVATLDADADVRRRAELQLKQPIPIAPDDNNNNNAASPAPVLRPHVWLFADRSLVGVQAEDQPNFTDILLDLVSSEQNVTLQLPTAIYLKNRVNRAWERSDHITTNSVIPEDAKVRFRERLLPVLARSQAKVRQQLVPVLQRILHFDFPQSWPNFMDYTIQLLNTNTPASVMAGLQCLLAICRTYRFKSAEGETRAPFDKIVEASFPRLLVVCQELVKQESDEAGEMLHIALKCYKHATWLELSDFLRQNEVNLAWCTIFLETVSKPIPATAMQHEDPLERERHHWWKAKKWAYFNLNRLYIRYESVLGQLTVSRRHGNPNSLMDNASDDQKRFAKDFTAQVAPTIFNHYLQEIEKWVAKTTWLSRPCLSYTIVFLDECIRPKEMWAHLKTHLTTLVTHFIFPVLCLSEDDLEKFEEEPEEYLHRKLNFYEEVSAPDVSATNFLVTLTKARRKQTFEILKFINEVVTQYEASEPDKKNHIAKEGALRMIGTLAPVILGKKSPIADQVEYFLVRFVFPDFSNEQGYLRARACDTVEKFEQLNFKEQNNLLTVYRHILDCMADPKLPVRVTAALALQPLIRHDIIRTSMQSSIPTIMQQLLKLANEADIDALANVMEDFVEVFAAELTPFAVALSEQLRDTYLRIVRELLENNQQRDDLDNEYGDYLDDKSITALGVLQTIGTLILTLESSPDVLLHIEGVLMPVIEITLRNKLYDLYNEVFEIIDSCTFAAKQISPIMWQAFELVHATFKSGAELYLEDMLPALDNFVQFGAPQLIHKPEYVQALFSMVSDMFMENRVGGVDRICACKLAEAMMLSLRGHIDECVHGFINIAMNVLSGQEVTIKSYKIHLMEMVINAIYYNPLLALHILETQGWTNKFFSLWFGSMESFTRVHDKRLCIMAIVQLITIPNEQIPASVAVGWPRLLKGITTLFSTLPAAMKITDDEADREEALRDDFQLDSSAYYDEDEDWDDDGAQWEEGDAAEGEHSESKDESTAYLDFLNEEAQKLQSAEGEVSDDDLGEDSVLLENPLDKIDPYMSFHVSLHRLQQEQPQFYASLTSQLSPEEQAVITHVCAQAEAQAAQHQQAALAAQGAGMNGTS, via the exons ATGGACGCCACCGCAATCAGATCGTTCATCGTCGCTACTCTCGATGCCGACGCTGATGTGCGAAGGCGGGCTGAGCTCCAACTGAAGCAG cccATACCCATCGCACCagatgacaacaacaacaacaatgccgCCTCCCCTGCCCCGGTCTTGCGCCCACACGTGTGGCTGTTTGCTGACCGTTCCCTTGTTGGTGTGCAGGCCGAAGATCAGCCCAACTTTAcagacatcctcctcgacctcgtgTCTTCCGAGCAGAACGTCACCCTGCAGCTCCCAA CTGCTATCTATCTTAAAAACCGGGTGAACCGCGCATGGGAGCGTTCAGACCACATCACGACCAACTCAGTAATACCCGAGGATGCGAAGGTGCGCTTCCGCGAGAGGCTACTGCCTGTGCTCGCCCGCTCTCAGGCCAAGGTGAGGCAGCAGCTTGTGCCAGTCCTCCAGCGAATCCTCCACTTCGATTTTCCTCAGTCATGGCCAAACTTTATGGACTACACGATTCAACTACTGAACACAAATACCCCCGCCTCCGTAATGGCTGGTCTGCAATGCCTGCTTGCCATCTGCCGGACCTACAGATTCAAGTCAGCAGAGGGTGAGACGAGGGCCCCCTTTGACAAGATTGTCGAGGCCAGCTTCCCAAGACTTTTGGTCGTCTGCCAAGAGCTGGTGAAGCAGGAGAGCGACGAGGCTGGCGAAATGCTACATATCGCCCTCAAATGTTACAAGCATGCCACCTGG CTTGAGCTTTCGGATTTCCTCCGCCAGAACGAGGTTAACCTTGCGTGGTGCACCATCTTCCTGGAGACTGTTTCCAAGCCGATCCCCGCGACTGCTATGCAGCACGAAGACCCCCTCGAACGCGAGCGTCACCACTGGTGGAAGGCGAAGAAGTGGGCGTATTTCAATCTGAACCGCTTGTATATCAGGTACGAATCGGTGCTGGGTCAA CTGACGGTGTCTCGTAGACACGGTAATCCCAATTCTCTCATGGACAATGCCAGCGACGACCAGAAGAGATTTGCGAAGGACTTCACAGCCCAGGTTGCGCCGACGATTTTCAACCACTACCTGCAAGAGATTGAGAAATGGGTTGCCAAAACCACCTGGCTCAGCAGACCCTGCCTTTCGTACACCATTGTGTTCCTGGACGAGTGCATTCGACCCAAGGAGATGTGGGCGCATCTCAAAACTCACCTTACCACCTTGGTCACTCACTTTATCTTTCCTGTTCTCTGCCTCTCCGAGGACGATCTTGAGAAATTCGAAGAAGAGCCCGAGGAATACTTGCACCGCAAGCTCAACTTCTACGAGGAGGTTTCGGCCCCTGATGTTTCTGCTACCAATTTCTTGGTCACCTTGACAAAGGCGCGGAGAAAGCAGACGTTCGAAATTCTCAAGTTTATCAATGAGGTGGTCACCCAATACGAGGCGTCTGAACCGGACAAGAAGAATCATATCGCCAAGGAGGGTGCTCTCCGCATGATTGGTACTTTGGCTCCGGTCATTCTGGGCAAGAAGTCACCCATTGCCGACCAGGTGGAATATTTCCTCGTCCGCTTCGTCTTCCCTGATTTCAGCAACGAACAAGGGTACCTGCGTGCGCGTGCCTGCGACACTGTGGAGAAGTTTGAGCAGCTGAACTTCAAGGAGCAAAACAATCTCCTGACTGTGTATCGTCACATTCTGGACTGCATGGCGGATCCCAAGTTGCCAGTCCGTGTGACTGCAGCTCTGGCTCTGCAGCCCCTGATCAGACATGACATTATCAGAACCAGCATGCAGTCAAGCATCCCAACAATCATGCAACAGCTCCTCAAGCTGGCTAATGAGGCTGATATCGACGCTCTGGCTAATGTCATGGAAGATTTCGTGGAGGTTTTCGCTGCCGAGCTGACTCCTTTCGCTGTGGCGCTTAGTGAGCAGCTGCGTGACACATACTTGCGCATCGTGCGCGAGTTGTTGGAAAACAATCAGCAACGGGATGATCTCGACAACGAATATGGGGACTACCTAGACGACAAGAGCATCACCGCTTTGGGAGTGCTGCAGACCATCGGCACACTCATCCTTACACTGGAAAGCTCGCCGGATGTCTTGCTTCACATCGAGGGGGTGCTCATGCCTGTGATTGAGATCACCCTGCGGAACAAGCTTTACG ATCTGTACAACGAAGTGTTCGAGATCATCGATAGCTGCACGTTCGCGGCTAAGCAGATCTCCCCCATCATGTGGCAGGCATTTGAGCTTGTCCATGCCACCTTTAAGTCCGGTGCTGAGCTGTACCTCGAGGACATGCTCCCTGCCCTGGACAACTTTGTGCAGTTCGGTGCCCCTCAGCTTATCCACAAGCCCGAATACGTCCAGGCTTTGTTCTCGATGGTGTCGGACATGTTCATGGAGAAcagggttggaggtgttgacCGCATTTGCGCCTGCAAGCTCGCCGAAGCCATGATGCTCAGCCTCCGTGGCCATATCGACGAGTGCGTTCACGGCTTCATCAATATCGCTATGAACGTTTTGAGCGGACAGGAAGTCACGATCAAGTCGTACAAGATCCACCTCATGGAGATGGTCATTAACGCCATCTACTACAACCCCCTCCTGGCTCTCCACATCTTGGAGACACAGGGCTGGACCAACAAGTTCTTCAGCCTGTGGTTCGGCAGTATGGAATCGTTCACCCGCGTGCATGACAAGAGGCTCTGCATCATGGCTATTGTTCAACTCATTACTATTCCCAATGAACAAATCCCGGCAAGCGTCGCGGTAGGCTGGCCTAGGCTTCTCAAG GGAATCACGACCCTCTTTAGCACCCTTCCGGCAGCTATGAAGA TTACTGACGATGAGGCAGATCGCGAAGAAGCTCTCAGGGATGACTTCCAACTCGACAGCTCAGCGTACtatgacgaggatgaggactgGGACGATGATGGTGCTCAGTGGGAGGAAGGCGACGCAGCTGAGGGTGAACACAGTGAAAGCAAGGACGAGAGTACTGCGTACCTTGACTTCCTGAATGAGGAG GCACAAAAGTTGCAGTCCGCCGAGGGTGAGGTCTCCGATGATGACCTGGGCGAAGACAGCGTACTTCTGGAGAATCCTCTGGACAAGATCGACCCATACATGTCGTTCCATGTTTCTCTCCACA gacttcaacaagaacaGCCCCAATTCTACGCCTCGCTTACTTCACAACTCTCGCCCGAGGAGCAAGCAGTGATCACCCATGTGTGCGCACAAGCCGAAGCGCAGGCtgcccaacaccaacaggcTGCCCTCGCGGCCCAGGGTGCTGGCATGAATGGTACAAGCTAG
- a CDS encoding uncharacterized protein (EggNog:ENOG503PZYY) produces the protein MKFTTAILGLASLVSLAAAQAPVACPTATKTIQNRECNKRCPLSDCAFYSTIRQPCNCPAAIPTATLIAPCAADCPYQGCDIIFRTSSLACPTPTSTRRVTTTSTRRTTSTTPTRTSVPIQTTRVITSVVTLPPRITTTSTTSTIPCPTVTKITTPGDCPVIRCPVPTCQVRTTQVVPCNCQPRTVLWVQGCPTACADGCLTRTETASIAC, from the coding sequence ATGAagttcaccaccgccatcctaGGCCTGGCCAGCCTCGTCAGTCTGGCGGCAGCTCAAGCTCCTGTCGCCTGCCCAACCGCAACCAAAACTATTCAGAACCGGGAGTGCAACAAACGATGCCCTCTTTCCGACTGCGCTTTCTACTCCACTATCCGTCAGCCCTGCAACTGCCCGGCTGCAATCCCGACAGCCACTCTCATCGCCCCTTGCGCGGCCGACTGCCCGTATCAAGGCTGTGATATCATCTTCCGCACCAGCAGCCTCGCCTGCCCTACCCCCACTTCCACTCGCcgtgtcaccaccaccagcacccgGCGGACAACTTCTACCACCCCCACGAGGACCTCCGTCCCCATTCAGACCACCAGGGTCATCACCAGCGTTGTcacccttcctccccggatcaccaccaccagcaccacgtCCACGATCCCCTGCCCGACTGTCACCAAGATCACCACGCCGGGCGACTGCCCTGTTATCCGATGCCCTGTGCCGACCTGCCAGGTCAGAACCACACAGGTGGTGCCTTGCAACTGCCAGCCGAGGACTGTGCTTTGGGTTCAGGGATGCCCAACCGCTTGTGCTGATGGGTGCTTGACGAGGACGGAGACGGCGAGCATTGCTTGCTGA
- the ISN1 gene encoding IMP 5'-nucleotidase (COG:F; EggNog:ENOG503NUVQ) produces the protein MTTRYRVEYALKTHRRDQFIEWIKGLLAVPFVLYSQPHGVFEYPPSSLELGTSPPGSPNPILIKAREEAHRRYAEILHDVELMIDDHIAHQNDPDNPFPSKLKLLVPSIGPFFTRLPLEAAFKFQDRKRYISSRRFVSPSFNDVRLILNSAQLISVTSTTPGSTLQLATFDGDVTLYDDGQSLEPTSPVIPRLLDLLRKNIKIGIVTAAGYTSADRYYARLHGLLDSIATSVDLTPVQKRSVIIMGGEANYLFQFDPASEHLLSPVPRSEWLTAEMLLWDDRDITQLLDIAEAALADCIETLNLPAVLMRKDRAVGIIPSPPHIRIPRESLEETVLCVQKILELSSAGRSKKVPFCAFNGGNDVFVDIGDKSWGVTVCQRWFTDPETGRPIKGENTLHVGDQFLSAGANDFRARSVGTTAWIASPAETVELLDELGELMGKKMS, from the exons ATGACGACCCGATACCGCGTTGAAT ACGCCCTCAAAACTCACCGGCGCGATCAATTCATCGAATGGATCAAGGgcctcctcgccgtcccCTTCGTCCTCTACTCCCAACCCCACGGCGTCTTCGAATACCCCCCATCCTCGCTCGAGCTCggcacctcccctcccgGCTCCCCgaaccccatcctcatcaaggCCCGCGAGGAAGCCCACCGCCGCTACGCCGAAATCCTCCACGACGTCGAGCTCATGATTGACGACCACATTGCCCATCAAAACGACCCcgacaaccccttcccctccaagCTCAAACTCCTCGTCCCCTCCATCGGCCCGTTCTTCACCCGCCTTCCCCTAGAAGCAGCATTCAAATTCCAAGACCGCAAACGCTACATCTCCTCCCGCCGCTTCGTGTCTCCCTCCTTCAACGACGTCCGCCTGATCCTAAACTCAGCCCAGCTGATCTCGGTgacctccaccacaccagGCAGCACCCTCCAGCTAGCCACCTTTGACGGAGACGTGACCCTCTATGACGACGGGCAATCCCTCGAGCCGACCTCCCCCGTCATCCCGCGGCTGCTGGACCTCCTCAGGAAAAACATCAAGATCGGCATCGTCACCGCGGCGGGCTACACCTCGGCAGACCGGTACTACGCCCGCCTCCATGGGCTGCTGGACAGCATCGCAACCTCGGTCGATCTGACCCCGGTCCAGAAACGCTCCGTGATCATCATGGGCGGCGAAGCCAACTACCTCTTCCAGTTCGACCCCGCCTCGGAGCACCTGCTCTCCCCCGTCCCGCGGTCAGAATGGCTCACGGCCGAGATGCTCCTCTGGGACGACCGGGACATCACTCAGCTTCTGGACATCGCCGAGGCGGCCCTGGCGGACTGCATCGAgaccctcaacctccccgccgtgCTCATGAGAAAAGACCGCGCGGTGGgcatcatcccctcccccccccacatCCGCATCCCGCGCGAGTCGCTCGAGGAGACGGTCCTCTGCGTGCAAAAGATCCTCGAGCTGTCCTCGGCCGGGAGGAGCAAAAAGGTGCCGTTTTGCGCCTTCAACGGGGGCAACGACGTGTTTGTGGACATTGGGGACAAGAGCTGGGGCGTGACGGTCTGTCAGAGGTGGTTCACGGATCCCGAGACGGGGAGGCCGATAAAGGGGGAGAACACGCTGCACGTGGGCGATCAGTTTCTCAGCGCGGGGGCCAACGATTTCAGGGCGAGGAGCGTGGGGACGACGGCTTGGATTGCGAGCCCggcggagacggtggagTTGCTGGATGAGTTGGGGGAGCTgatggggaagaagatgTCTTAG